In Myxococcales bacterium, the DNA window TCGATCCGGCGCGTGCGGCGGGTGAGGTGAGCGTGTCGACCTCGGACCACGTCGACGCCGTATGGCTCGAGCCGCTCCGTCGACGTTTCGAAGAAGAGGCCCCTAGGGTGGAGGTGCTCCTCGTCCCTTACACGAACGAGGCCCCTCGCCGCGCGCTCGAAGGGGGTATCGACCTCGTCGTCGCCCCTCGCACGCGCTTCACCGAGACGCTCCGGGTGTCGCACCTGGCCGACGAGCCCTTCGCTCTCGCCATGCGGCGCTCGCACCCGCGCGCCCGCCATCGCCTCGACGCCGAGCTCTTCTCGGAGCTCTCGCACCTCGTGGTGAGCCCTACGGGCGATTCGGCCGCCACCGCGGTCGATCGGTCCCTCGCCGCGCTCGGCCTCCGGCGGAGGATCGTTCGGCGCGTCACGAGCTTCTCGAGCGGGCTGCTCGCCGTGGCGACGTCCGACCTCGTAGTCGTCGTGCCGCGTAGCTTCGCGTCCCTGCATGCCTCACGGCTCGGCCTCCGGCTTCGGGAGGTCCCGTTTCATGTGCCTCCTGCTCGCCTCGACCTCGCCTGGAGCCCGCGGGTCCACGACGAGCCGCTCCACACCTTCGTGCGTCAGCGCCTCCTGGAGCTCGCCCGCGCGCGACCTCGCGAACGCGGCTCGGCCCCGT includes these proteins:
- a CDS encoding LysR family transcriptional regulator, producing MKDDATLAAVDLNMLRALDVLLDTASVAASAERLGVTPAAASNALRRLRDHFGDPLLVRIGARLQRTAVGERLRGPAADGMRAVARALVVGPSFDPARAAGEVSVSTSDHVDAVWLEPLRRRFEEEAPRVEVLLVPYTNEAPRRALEGGIDLVVAPRTRFTETLRVSHLADEPFALAMRRSHPRARHRLDAELFSELSHLVVSPTGDSAATAVDRSLAALGLRRRIVRRVTSFSSGLLAVATSDLVVVVPRSFASLHASRLGLRLREVPFHVPPARLDLAWSPRVHDEPLHTFVRQRLLELARARPRERGSAP